A segment of the Vespula pensylvanica isolate Volc-1 chromosome 9, ASM1446617v1, whole genome shotgun sequence genome:
aaaagaaaagaaaaagggggaaaaaaaaaaaacaagaaacaaaaaatcaataaacatgataaaatttattatatgtataaaaaggaattttaAGAAGCATTACTATACtcggaaatattatattatgttaacaCGAGTTTCTTCGATGATTTGTCAATATAACGTAAATAgttcattaaaaatgatatttcaaataattcatttatatccATAGATAACGTATAGTTATTTTACTTAGCACGAATACGCGTGTTAGTACGTTTTCGATAGTACAATTTAGTGATATTATAACCATTCTATTAAATGCGAAGGGCTTGTCCTAAAAGTGTTACATTAGTAGTATCGCGTTATGTCGAATTGAACAAATGATATTTCTAATAGTACTCAccaaaatacgaaaaaaaaaaacaattgcttgctagaaaagaaacttatttAACACTAGTTTGAGATTATCTATGGTTAGCACTCTTCAAAAAATCACAAAAGCAGATGCCATGATGGTGTTGCGGTTTTTCGGGCTCATAGACGTAGTCAGACGTAGTCTTCGCTTGGTGACAGATGTTCGACAATCACCTTTCCCTTTCCCCTCTGTTTCGAAAAAGTTATTGTTCGGAATGGTTCGGCAGAGACATCTATCATACGTGATATccattcaaataaaattctgCCATATCATaacattcgatataaaaaagtatgaacgtattaagaaaaatggaggtgttgtataagaaaaattagtaGAGTAATAACGATTGATATTAAGTAAATAACTTTGAGACGTgctaaaaatattctcttacgatgaaactttattatttccatATCCTTTTTGACAGTTCGttttatacgaaattatttagaaactgtttcattcgtttcaattACTTTGTGTGACGTAGTCTATGATAAAGCAATGTGACCAAccgtagaaatgaaaaacgtatttctttcgtttatgttTGTTAAGTTTCTATAGTGCTTGCAAGCGTTTGATGCATGTAATCTTATGTCAATTATtcgttttgtatatatttgaatCGAATGTTTGAGtaatctcttattttttattaagagaTTGAAGAAGAACAAGTGATTGTAAAATGCCTGCACAAGAAATTGCGGTTCCACAACCACCAGCAaccgaaggagaagaaaatgcaCCTTCGTCCCAACCAATTGTAGGAATTATTTATCCTCCTCCAGAAGTTAGGAGTATCCTTTTACGTTATAAAATACACAATGATCGATTAAGCTAATACTGTCTATGAAATTGAATATGACgaggaaatattatttttatgtatatactttctcCTTATACGGTTATTTAGATATCGTTGACAAAACTGCTAGCTTCGTAGCTAGGAATGGTCCGGAGTTTGAATCAAGAATTAGACAAAATGAATTAGGAAatgcaaaatttaatttcttgaaTTTTGGCGACCCATATCATGCATATTATCAACACAAAGttaaagaatttaaagaaGGTAAAGCTCAGGAACCTTCTATGGGCTCGGGCGGAGGGAAAACTGTTAATCTAACGGCACATCAAAAGCAGcaagaaattttaaaacaaGTAGAGCAGCCTTTTGTTCCTAAAGATCCACCCGCTGAATTTGAATTTATCGCAGATCCTCCTTCTATTTCTGCATTGGATTTGTATGTATcgattaatcattttcattgtGCAAAAGTTTATTAATCTTTAGGTGAGTAATACATGTGATTTTTTCTTAGGGATATTGTGAAATTAACGGCACAATTTGTAGCACGTAATGGACGTCAGTTCTTAACCAATTTAATGAATAGAGAGCAACGTAATTTTCAGTTTGATTTTTTACGTCCTCAACATTCATTGTTCCAATACTTCACGAAACTCTTGGAACAATATaccaaagtatatatatatatatatattctatcgtCAAAACTAAACAATTTCtcgtgtttatttatttatttatttattctgaagaataataattttaatttttaacaggTATTGATTCCACCTAAAGATTTATTACCAAGACTAAAAGATGAAGTGTTTAATATGGATAAGATTTTAGAACAAGTTAAGTATCGCGCTGAATGGTTGAAATATCAAGAAGCTCAAAGAcgtaaagaggaagaagaattgGAACGGGAGAGAGTTGCTTATGCGCAAATTGATTGGCATgactttgttgttgttgaaacCGTAGATTATCAACAATTTGAAGTTGGTAATTTTCCAGCACCAACGACTCCTGATGAAGTTGGAGCTAGAGTTCTTATGCAGGTAAATtggatgatgataaaaatatatcagaaATATCGTTGTTACTCGAACGctcattttttgttaaatgttGTTAAATAGGAACGtatagaagaaggagaagatgtTGAGATGCAAATTGACAGCGACGGAGAGGAGGAGATGCAAACTCGTACTGAAGGTGAAAAGGATCGTGCTAAGGATAACAATCAGGTGagtatattagaatatttcattGTCATTACATGCAAAGCGTTAATGTTATTTTGCGTTGTTTTCAGGTACAAGATATGGAGGAGGATTCaagtgacgacgacgatgtgtCTCCACCAGGTGATAGTCACAAGTCGAAAGAATCTAAAGTACGAGACGCAAGTATGCAACCTCCGCCATTACCACCGACACCTGGAAACGTTGTAGTGAAGAAAGGATATGATCCAAAACAACATGGTAAGTAAACAgctttatgaattttttcttttaaacgtcTACTTATTATtagagatattattaatatttcaaactgTTTCAGCTGTGAAAGCTGCTCGCCCAGTTGCTCCGGATGAATATTTGATATCACCGATTACGGGAGAACGTATACCTGCTAGTAAAGTGCAAGAACATATGAGAATTGGTTTATTAGATCCACGTTGGGTTGAACAACGAGATAAACATCTAGATAAATTAGCGCAAGAAACTGTATTTGCTCCTGGCACTGCGATTGAAGCTAGTCTTAAGCAACTCGCTGAAAGACGTACCGATATATTCGGTGTCGGTGACGAAGAAACTGCAATTGGTAAAAAGATCGGCGAagaggataagaagaaagacgatAAAGTTACATGGGATGGTCATACGTCTAGCGTTGAAGCTGCAACAAGAGCAGCTCGAGCTAATATCACGTTAGAGGAACAAATTCATCAAATACACAAGGTTAAAGGACTTCTTCccgacgaagaaaaggaaaagattggACCGAAGCCTGCTAATCGTGCCGCCGAACTTTCACATATGGCTGCTGTTGCCTCTAAGCCTCAAGCTACTCTGAAAGCACCACCAAAACCACCAGCTCCAAAACCGATACCAGTCCCAgcacaaccaccaccaccgccaacTATGAGTATGCCTACAATGGCAATTCCACAACCAATGATGCCACAAGCACCTATGATGATGATGGCTCCTATGTCACCAATCAGACCACCGCCACTTATGAGTatgatatttatgattatcGTTGCatgatttatcgttttatgTAATTTGACAACACTTAGATCTTATActtttatacgattaaaattgtAGCACCTACTATGTCACCATTTATGCCAACACCACCACCTATGCAACCACCAATGGCATCAGCTGTAAGTGTTACGAACTTGATAATCATTCTTACAAATGTTTCTGATGAACATgtgattcatttatttatttattttttaagatcgGTATCAAACATACTGCAGAACCTATGGAAGAAGAACCTCAGACTAAGAAATTGCGTTCCGAAGATACATTGATTCCAGAACAAGCATTCCTTGCAAGAAAtaaggtaaaataaaaagaaataatcttttgttgtatataaaattatgattggattgctataaaattttctttgtattagGGTCCAGTACAATTGAATATTGCTGTGCCCATGATGACCGAAAAAGCAGAATGGAAATTGAATGGACAAACGTTAAACATCACTTTGCAATTAAGTGACACTGTCGTAACTATGAAAGCTTTGATCCACGAACAAACTGGTATGCCAccaggaaaacaaaaattgcaaTACGaggtatgaaatattttcgataagaaattttaatctagattaatttttttaattaataagaaatatttactttattgtcgattataaattaatcaatgaattatttcagGGAATGTTCTTTAAAGATGGTAATACTCTtgcttattataatttatcatccGGAAATGTTATTAATCTTCTTCCCAAGGAAAGAGGTGGTAGGAAGAAATAAGTgatgatttttattagtaagtttaaaagcattttatttatctattatatacaatattttgttttattaaggAGACTAGAAAAAGATACTTTTtcaagtaatatatattctctaatGATTATATGTAAAACATAAGGCAAATAATATAGTTGAAAAgcaattattacaaataataacaaaacacaaaaatgaaaaagaaagattagatttattaataattaatacaatatgttttaataagttaacaataataagttaatatattaaatttggcaatttatattatgaatCTATAAagttctatatattataaattcgcTTTAACAAATTGCACTTTTAGTTTTTCTTGTACTTTTAAGCACTAAGGCACTGatagtaataagaaaaaagagattaaattaAGTGTATagcaagaaatatttataatagagcAACCATTAGgaaatcaattatattttaatatttgtgcTTCGGTCGTAAGTTGTTTACGATATTcgcatatttttttcaaggaaTAAAAACTTAAGAAAACGTGCATgctcttacatatatatatatatatatatatatatatatatatatatatatatatatatataaagcgtAAATGCATTAAATCATACGTGACATATCTATCATTACGTACTTCGAGATTCTAACAGAGACTAATCTTATGTAAAAATGATGTTTTATTAGAACTTTGACTTATTAcgaatagataaaatttttctattacccaaattatatataaatgtttaagaTAATGCATATGTGTAGATACTTATAtatcattgtatatatacaactaTGATATGCATCTAtcacgatataaaattatggaATTTGTTGGAAGTTAATTAGCTAAAGATTTATGCAATCGAATTTTCtgcaatatttcattttacttatCTGACTgcgattgatttctttttattattctttctattaacTTTCGATAACGTTGCGTCATTGGTCGATATATCTAAAAGtgcatttataaaattgaataatgttcatattttttagacagagtaattatgtatataatgtatagcTGGAAATCAAACTTGACGacataaatattgataagTTTTAACTTACAGACTCAGCATCGTCGTACGGTCGACATACAACTGTAGGTTCTGGTAAAGAAGCAGTTATTTCTTCAAAGTTACTTTCGTTTCTTAATAAACCGTGTTTTGCTTGATACGCTGCTCCCATCATAGCTGAATTCGTAATATccttctaataataaatataacgattaaatcaaatgaaataatataaataatttccttctgttttttttttttttttttttttttttaaataattaccgATATATAAACAGGCGAATTGAAGACATCAGCAAGTACTTGTAATATAGTTTTGTTGGCAGATGCACCACCTGTTGCTATTATACGAGTATCGGGACctaattgtataaaattagtaaagtttagaaaaaaaacaaaaaaagaaaatattcttagtTCGTAATAATGTACACCAACCGATAACAAAACCAAAATCTTCTGCGTATGCTCTTTTCGCCACAAATTGGCCTTCAATGAGTGCTCGAACCTCTACCTCTTTCGAgctatatcgattaatttcgtCGTTAGCTTTATTAAATCTGTAATCACCGATCACGGACGGTAAAATCTCCTGTGCGTCGAAATACAGGCCAAAATTTCCGAAATTTCCTCGCGGTGTACTTTCTAataattcgttaaatatttgcCATGAACCTTGCGCAGCACTGTCACGTATCCTTTCTCTAGTCAATGATCCATTTTTAAAactaaatgtatatatatatatatgtatatataaatctaattacTTGATAACGCTctagcaaaaataaaatattatatcgtgatttatattattaccaaAGTAATGCCATATATGCATCATCTTCGATAGGATTGCAGAGAATGTGCCCATCGATAGCAGTTTTCGGTTCGTTCAGCCATAAAAACAAAGTATCGCTAGTTCCTAAACTACATGCaatatctccttttttcaGTCTCATTCctaaacattattaaataatatgtatatatatagatttttttttccatatacacattacatttttcaattttatatattaacaaatccATTTTGAAATTTCCTCAGATAACACGTACCTACCAAGGAACCTGGATTATCTCCTGTAAATGCAATAATCCTACAAGCCTCATTAAAGCCAAATCTTTCGACAAAATAAGGCGATATTGGGccgatattattatacgaagaGATCGGTTTgcccaatttttttcttaaatcagGCGCACAAgtctatgaaaataaatgaaaaagaaggatagagtTAACAAGTTGATTTACCAATAGTTATCCttcaaaattgtattatatttacctCTAACAAGACATCGTCCCAATCCTTCGTACGAATATTTAGAAGATTCATACCAGAGCCATCTGACCAATCGATCGGTGCAAAGTCGCccaagaaaagagaagcaagGAAACTACTGACCAAAGAAATTCTCTGAAAGAATGAATATATCCAATTGATAGAAACTAGAGAAATCAGGTAAACTTATCGTACATGGAATTTGTTAGCATCGAGTTAAGCCGTTAAACAATCTTATTGAGAACAATCTGAATCGTACAGAAATGTATGAGTATAAAAAGGGAAGATGGAgtgtttcttttatcaaatcaTTGATGGATTccattgaaaaacaaaaaaacagaacATATATACAAAGGTAAATAGGGAGCAcactaaatatttattgaatactTTCGAATACCTCGATTGTACGctgttttctatttctttctttctttttttttttttttctctttatttatttatttttttttcaagcgaGGAAGCCGAAGAATGTGTTTAGTAGGTATACCTCGGTATTACTATAGGCTTCTGGCCTTCTTCGTGCTATCTTTGCTATTTGCGGTCCTGCAAATCTTTCGTATGCTCGAGACCCAGTTATTTCTGCCAATTTCtgcaatgaaaattttcaatgtacgacattatcgaataattaataatattcgattattagCAAAGAACATACTTTAGGGTCACCTACGATCACTTCGAAAAGTTGACATTCATCGGACGTACTAGAGTCCATCCATACCGGCGATTGTGCTATCGAAAACGACGTTGCAAATTGTTCGTGTAAAAATTTCGTTGGttctaaatttttcaatagacTTTGACTACCTTTCCCCCAATAAACGGTGCCGTGTtgctattaaataatattgcattattacattaaaaaatattacaaagaaagggattgtaattatattcgttttttttttttttttttttttatatttcttttacctgAGCGCATCCGGAAATAGCTGATACTTTGCTAAAATCAACTCCGCAAACACGTAGTTTATCTAATATCATATCTAAAGCCTTGACCCACATCAAAGTTGGTGCCACTACTACGTGagattcgtattttttttgtataacaCCTCC
Coding sequences within it:
- the LOC122631972 gene encoding xylulose kinase isoform X2, whose translation is MGASSNATYLGLDLSTQQLKAVVVDDDLGILHETSVQFDNDLPEFRTYGGVIQKKYESHVVVAPTLMWVKALDMILDKLRVCGVDFSKVSAISGCAQQHGTVYWGKGSQSLLKNLEPTKFLHEQFATSFSIAQSPVWMDSSTSDECQLFEVIVGDPKKLAEITGSRAYERFAGPQIAKIARRRPEAYSNTERISLVSSFLASLFLGDFAPIDWSDGSGMNLLNIRTKDWDDVLLETCAPDLRKKLGKPISSYNNIGPISPYFVERFGFNEACRIIAFTGDNPGSLVGMRLKKGDIACSLGTSDTLFLWLNEPKTAIDGHILCNPIEDDAYMALLCFKNGSLTRERIRDSAAQGSWQIFNELLESTPRGNFGNFGLYFDAQEILPSVIGDYRFNKANDEINRYSSKEVEVRALIEGQFVAKRAYAEDFGFVIGPDTRIIATGGASANKTILQVLADVFNSPVYISDITNSAMMGAAYQAKHGLLRNESNFEEITASLPEPTVVCRPYDDAESIYRPMTQRYRKLIERIIKRNQSQSDK
- the LOC122631972 gene encoding xylulose kinase isoform X4; translated protein: MGASSNATYLGLDLSTQQLKAVVVDDDLGILHETSVQFDNDLPEFRTYGGVIQKKYESHVVVAPTLMWVKALDMILDKLRVCGVDFSKVSAISGCAQQHGTVYWGKGSQSLLKNLEPTKFLHEQFATSFSIAQSPVWMDSSTSDECQLFEVIVGDPKKLAEITGSRAYERFAGPQIAKIARRRPEAYSNTERISLVSSFLASLFLGDFAPIDWSDGSGMNLLNIRTKDWDDVLLETCAPDLRKKLGKPISSYNNIGPISPYFVERFGFNEACRIIAFTGDNPGSLVGMRLKKGDIACSLGTSDTLFLWLNEPKTAIDGHILCNPIEDDAYMALLCFKNGSLTRERIRDSAAQGSWQIFNELLESTPRGNFGNFGLYFDAQEILPSVIGDYRFNKANDEINRYSSKEVEVRALIEGQFVAKRAYAEDFGFVIGPDTRIIATGGASANKTILQVLADVFNSPVYISVII
- the LOC122631972 gene encoding xylulose kinase isoform X1, coding for MGASSNATYLGLDLSTQQLKAVVVDDDLGILHETSVQFDNDLPEFRTYGGVIQKKYESHVVVAPTLMWVKALDMILDKLRVCGVDFSKVSAISGCAQQHGTVYWGKGSQSLLKNLEPTKFLHEQFATSFSIAQSPVWMDSSTSDECQLFEVIVGDPKKLAEITGSRAYERFAGPQIAKIARRRPEAYSNTERISLVSSFLASLFLGDFAPIDWSDGSGMNLLNIRTKDWDDVLLETCAPDLRKKLGKPISSYNNIGPISPYFVERFGFNEACRIIAFTGDNPGSLVGMRLKKGDIACSLGTSDTLFLWLNEPKTAIDGHILCNPIEDDAYMALLCFKNGSLTRERIRDSAAQGSWQIFNELLESTPRGNFGNFGLYFDAQEILPSVIGDYRFNKANDEINRYSSKEVEVRALIEGQFVAKRAYAEDFGFVIGPDTRIIATGGASANKTILQVLADVFNSPVYISKDITNSAMMGAAYQAKHGLLRNESNFEEITASLPEPTVVCRPYDDAESIYRPMTQRYRKLIERIIKRNQSQSDK
- the LOC122631972 gene encoding xylulose kinase isoform X3 yields the protein MWVKALDMILDKLRVCGVDFSKVSAISGCAQQHGTVYWGKGSQSLLKNLEPTKFLHEQFATSFSIAQSPVWMDSSTSDECQLFEVIVGDPKKLAEITGSRAYERFAGPQIAKIARRRPEAYSNTERISLVSSFLASLFLGDFAPIDWSDGSGMNLLNIRTKDWDDVLLETCAPDLRKKLGKPISSYNNIGPISPYFVERFGFNEACRIIAFTGDNPGSLVGMRLKKGDIACSLGTSDTLFLWLNEPKTAIDGHILCNPIEDDAYMALLCFKNGSLTRERIRDSAAQGSWQIFNELLESTPRGNFGNFGLYFDAQEILPSVIGDYRFNKANDEINRYSSKEVEVRALIEGQFVAKRAYAEDFGFVIGPDTRIIATGGASANKTILQVLADVFNSPVYISKDITNSAMMGAAYQAKHGLLRNESNFEEITASLPEPTVVCRPYDDAESIYRPMTQRYRKLIERIIKRNQSQSDK
- the LOC122631964 gene encoding splicing factor 3A subunit 1 yields the protein MPAQEIAVPQPPATEGEENAPSSQPIVGIIYPPPEVRNIVDKTASFVARNGPEFESRIRQNELGNAKFNFLNFGDPYHAYYQHKVKEFKEGKAQEPSMGSGGGKTVNLTAHQKQQEILKQVEQPFVPKDPPAEFEFIADPPSISALDLDIVKLTAQFVARNGRQFLTNLMNREQRNFQFDFLRPQHSLFQYFTKLLEQYTKVLIPPKDLLPRLKDEVFNMDKILEQVKYRAEWLKYQEAQRRKEEEELERERVAYAQIDWHDFVVVETVDYQQFEVGNFPAPTTPDEVGARVLMQERIEEGEDVEMQIDSDGEEEMQTRTEGEKDRAKDNNQVQDMEEDSSDDDDVSPPGDSHKSKESKVRDASMQPPPLPPTPGNVVVKKGYDPKQHAVKAARPVAPDEYLISPITGERIPASKVQEHMRIGLLDPRWVEQRDKHLDKLAQETVFAPGTAIEASLKQLAERRTDIFGVGDEETAIGKKIGEEDKKKDDKVTWDGHTSSVEAATRAARANITLEEQIHQIHKVKGLLPDEEKEKIGPKPANRAAELSHMAAVASKPQATLKAPPKPPAPKPIPVPAQPPPPPTMSMPTMAIPQPMMPQAPMMMMAPMSPIRPPPLMTPTMSPFMPTPPPMQPPMASAIGIKHTAEPMEEEPQTKKLRSEDTLIPEQAFLARNKGPVQLNIAVPMMTEKAEWKLNGQTLNITLQLSDTVVTMKALIHEQTGMPPGKQKLQYEGMFFKDGNTLAYYNLSSGNVINLLPKERGGRKK